One genomic window of Solea solea chromosome 12, fSolSol10.1, whole genome shotgun sequence includes the following:
- the LOC131469817 gene encoding Golgi apparatus membrane protein TVP23 homolog A-like encodes MADDTEDVELDFADDEQERARRGAVMRHPLASFFHLFFRVVAIIAYLLCDWISKNFASCFVLIITLLSFDFWSVKNVSGRLLVGLRWWNQIDEDGRSLWVFEAKKTPSSNTGTEAEERIFWLGLIVCPLIWTFFFFTSLFDLKIKWLCLVVASISLQGANLYGYLRCKAAGQDGRPPASHSFPGQHLLQRPDIIFGIL; translated from the exons ATGGCGGATGACACAGAGGATGTGGAGCTGGACTTTGCTGATGACGAGCAGGAGAGGGCGCGGAGAGGCGCAGTCATGAG ACACCCCCTGGCCTCCTTCTTCCACCTGTTCTTCCGAGTGGTCGCCATCATTGCCTATTTGCTCTGTGACTGGATCAGTAAGAACTTTGCATCCTGTTTTGTCCTGATCATAACTCTGCTTTCCTTTGACTTTTGGTCAGTCAAG AATGTGAGTGGCAGACTGTTGGTGGGACTGCGCTGGTGGAATCAAATCGATGAAGACGGACGGAGCCTCTGGGTGTTTGAGGCCAAAAAA acTCCCAGCAGCAACACTGggacagaggcagaggagaggataTTTTGGCTGGGTTTAATCGTCTGTCCTCTCATTTggacattcttcttcttcacctccctctTCGACTTGAAGATTAAATGGCTG TGTCTTGTTGTGGCCAGCATTTCCCTCCAAGGGGCGAACCTCTATGGATATCTACGCTGCAAAGCAGCGGGACAAGATGGCCGGCCTCCAGCCTCCCACTCTTTCCCGGGACAGCACCTCCTGCAGCGA CCGGACATCATCTTTGGAATCCTATGA